From one Lolium rigidum isolate FL_2022 chromosome 4, APGP_CSIRO_Lrig_0.1, whole genome shotgun sequence genomic stretch:
- the LOC124705451 gene encoding 50S ribosomal protein L33-like produces the protein MGKAKRASIFIRLVSAAGTGFFYVKRKNPRRITEKLEFRKYDPRVNKHVLFTEAKMK, from the coding sequence ATGGGGAAGGCAAAGCGTGCATCAATTTTTATCAGGCTCGTTTCAGCAGCTGGAACTGGCTTTTTCTACGTGAAGCGCAAGAATCCTCGGCGGATCACAGAGAAGCTGGAGTTCAGGAAGTATGACCCGCGTGTAAACAAGCATGTTCTATTTACTGAAGCAAAGATGAAGTGA